From Pandoraea norimbergensis, the proteins below share one genomic window:
- a CDS encoding helix-turn-helix transcriptional regulator yields the protein MTPPDTTAHRQASDDARGAASQRRALGDFLRAHRERLTPAAVGLPPIGRRRTPGLRREEVAQLSGLSATWYTWIEQAREVSISVGALSAVASALRLSRAERSYLFDLAGKRDPERGAEPLPHHAAAQVQAAVAAVAAPAYALDRCWDVLAWNDAATDIFRGWLDAPGPKNLLRYIFLDVGAQSLIQDWPSRARRVVAEFRAECSAYLDDSPVRALTDALQRESAVFAALWSQQDVVEREGGRRGFHHPTRGEIDFAQVTFRLSGHDDVKLVMLLA from the coding sequence ATGACACCACCCGATACCACGGCCCACCGGCAAGCTTCCGACGATGCTCGTGGCGCGGCCAGCCAGCGCCGCGCGCTGGGTGACTTTCTGCGCGCCCATCGCGAGCGTCTCACCCCGGCTGCCGTCGGCCTGCCGCCGATCGGCCGACGCCGCACGCCGGGATTGCGACGCGAAGAAGTGGCGCAGTTGTCGGGATTGTCCGCCACTTGGTACACGTGGATCGAGCAGGCGCGCGAGGTATCGATTTCGGTGGGGGCGTTGTCGGCGGTGGCGAGTGCGTTGCGACTCTCGCGCGCAGAGCGTTCGTACCTGTTCGATCTCGCGGGAAAGCGTGATCCCGAGCGCGGTGCCGAACCGTTGCCCCACCACGCGGCGGCCCAAGTGCAGGCCGCCGTCGCTGCGGTGGCGGCACCCGCCTACGCGCTGGATCGCTGCTGGGATGTGCTGGCGTGGAACGATGCGGCGACCGACATCTTCCGTGGCTGGCTCGATGCACCGGGGCCGAAGAATTTGCTGCGTTACATCTTTCTCGACGTCGGCGCGCAGTCGTTGATTCAGGACTGGCCGAGCCGTGCGCGGCGCGTAGTGGCCGAGTTTCGCGCCGAGTGCAGCGCGTATCTGGACGATTCGCCGGTGCGCGCACTGACCGACGCGTTGCAACGCGAGAGTGCCGTGTTCGCGGCGCTCTGGTCGCAGCAAGATGTGGTGGAGCGTGAAGGCGGCCGCCGTGGCTTTCATCATCCGACGCGCGGCGAGATCGACTTTGCGCAGGTGACGTTCCGGCTCTCCGGTCACGATGACGTGAAGCTGGTGATGTTGCTGGCGTAG
- a CDS encoding class I SAM-dependent methyltransferase, translating into MSDANRPTSSSAPPAAHDAHNAVVTGQFGPQASAYLTSANHAQGADLEQLAVIARAHPNAQVLDLGCGAGHVSFFTAPFASRVVAYDLSADMLGVVAGEAAKRGLTNIETQLGAAESLPFDDASFDLVFSRYSAHHWADVGAALREMRRVLKPGGRVVICDVASTGQPLFDTYLQAVEVLRDTSHVRDYAVGEWLAMAANAGFSVASLTPRTLDLDFKTWTTRMRTPEPMQVAIRALQTAMADDVRRHFRIQDDGSFTLDTVTLEFVAG; encoded by the coding sequence GTGAGCGACGCTAATCGCCCCACTTCCTCGTCAGCGCCCCCCGCAGCGCACGACGCCCACAATGCCGTCGTCACCGGTCAGTTCGGCCCGCAGGCATCGGCGTATCTGACGAGCGCCAACCACGCGCAGGGTGCTGACCTCGAACAACTCGCGGTGATCGCCCGTGCACACCCGAACGCCCAAGTGCTCGATCTGGGCTGCGGTGCCGGTCATGTGAGCTTCTTCACCGCGCCGTTTGCGTCGCGCGTCGTCGCGTACGACCTGTCTGCCGACATGCTCGGTGTCGTGGCTGGCGAAGCGGCCAAACGCGGATTGACGAATATCGAAACGCAACTCGGCGCGGCCGAATCGCTGCCGTTCGACGACGCCAGCTTCGACCTCGTCTTCAGCCGATACAGCGCGCATCACTGGGCCGACGTCGGCGCCGCGTTGCGCGAGATGCGCCGCGTGTTGAAGCCGGGTGGCCGTGTCGTGATCTGTGACGTCGCCTCCACCGGGCAACCGCTGTTCGACACGTATCTTCAAGCTGTCGAAGTGTTGCGCGATACGTCGCACGTACGTGACTACGCTGTTGGCGAATGGCTGGCGATGGCCGCGAATGCCGGGTTCTCGGTGGCATCGCTCACACCGCGCACGCTCGATCTCGACTTCAAGACGTGGACGACACGTATGCGCACGCCCGAGCCGATGCAAGTCGCGATTCGTGCGCTGCAAACGGCTATGGCCGACGACGTGCGGCGACACTTCCGCATTCAGGATGACGGCTCGTTCACGCTCGACACCGTCACGCTGGAATTCGTCGCAGGCTGA
- a CDS encoding peptidylprolyl isomerase, which yields MSLSVNGIVIDARRVADEIDQHRDAADPETAARHALVSRELLRQRVRDLRLLGDAEMAGASDDAIVDALFTRDVHVRRPTEAECRAYFHEHAGQFRVGDQVQASHILFALSAGVPLSVTLSRAQAALDRLRVEPAAFESLAASASDCPSGRSGGSLGMLTRGSGAPEFELVLFCGDRLGVLPRLVNTRYGFHVVRIERRVKGRMPPFERVADRIAAQLYENARTRALRHYVALLAGAAEISGANDGDGARLLQ from the coding sequence ATGTCTTTGAGCGTCAACGGGATTGTCATCGACGCACGCCGCGTCGCCGATGAGATCGATCAGCATCGCGACGCGGCCGACCCGGAAACGGCGGCCCGGCACGCCCTCGTCAGTCGCGAGTTGTTGCGGCAACGCGTGCGTGATCTGCGGTTGCTCGGTGATGCTGAGATGGCCGGCGCGAGCGACGACGCGATTGTCGATGCGCTCTTCACCCGCGATGTGCATGTGCGGCGACCCACCGAAGCCGAGTGCCGTGCGTACTTCCACGAACACGCGGGGCAATTCCGCGTGGGCGATCAGGTGCAGGCGAGTCATATTCTGTTTGCACTTTCGGCAGGCGTGCCGCTCTCGGTCACGCTCTCACGGGCGCAGGCGGCGCTCGACAGACTGCGCGTCGAGCCCGCCGCGTTCGAGTCGCTCGCGGCGAGCGCGTCGGATTGTCCTTCGGGACGAAGCGGTGGCAGCCTCGGCATGCTCACGCGCGGCAGTGGGGCGCCGGAGTTCGAGCTGGTGCTGTTCTGCGGTGACCGGTTGGGCGTGCTGCCACGGCTGGTGAATACGCGCTACGGCTTTCACGTCGTGCGTATCGAGCGGCGTGTGAAGGGCCGTATGCCGCCGTTCGAGCGCGTGGCCGATCGCATCGCTGCGCAGTTGTATGAGAACGCCCGCACGCGCGCGCTGCGTCACTATGTGGCGTTGCTCGCCGGGGCGGCGGAAATCAGCGGTGCTAACGATGGCGACGGGGCGCGGCTCTTGCAGTAA
- a CDS encoding gamma carbonic anhydrase family protein: protein MLRKNPSGDFPVVHETSFIDPTAILCGKIIVGENVFIGPYAVLRADEVDEGGKMEPIVIGANSNIQDGVVIHSKDGARVTIGENTSIAHRSIVHGPCVIGNNVFIGFNSVLFNCVVHDGVVVRHNSVVDGRDIPENFYIPSTTHISRETDLATIPKVTVDAREFSESVSRTNVQLARAYRRIQNEF from the coding sequence ATGTTGCGAAAGAATCCGAGCGGGGATTTCCCCGTCGTGCATGAAACCTCGTTCATCGATCCGACGGCCATTTTGTGCGGCAAGATCATCGTCGGCGAGAACGTCTTCATCGGACCCTACGCCGTATTGCGTGCCGATGAAGTCGACGAGGGCGGCAAGATGGAGCCGATCGTGATCGGCGCCAATTCCAATATTCAGGACGGGGTCGTGATCCATTCGAAAGACGGCGCACGCGTGACCATTGGCGAGAACACTTCGATTGCCCATCGCTCTATCGTGCATGGCCCGTGTGTGATCGGTAACAACGTATTCATCGGTTTCAACTCTGTGTTGTTCAACTGCGTCGTGCACGACGGCGTCGTCGTGCGACACAACAGCGTGGTCGACGGGCGCGATATTCCCGAGAACTTCTACATTCCCTCGACCACACACATCAGCCGCGAGACCGATCTCGCGACCATTCCGAAGGTCACTGTCGACGCGCGCGAGTTCTCCGAATCGGTGAGCCGCACGAACGTGCAACTGGCACGCGCTTATCGTCGTATTCAGAACGAGTTCTGA
- the panS gene encoding ketopantoate/pantoate/pantothenate transporter PanS, translated as MIARVTRLFPLWALLLSVAAYFSPASFSGVTPHVTALLTVVMFAMGVTLTFDDFKRVFTRPAPIVAGVVLHYLVMPLAAWVIARVLHMPPDLTAGMVLVGSVASGTASNVMIYLARGDVALSVTISAMSTLVGVFATPLLTRLYVDASISVDVEGMLLSILQIVALPIGAGLLINRFFNRAVRAVESYLPLVSMVAIVLIIGAVVGANQGNIATVGPLVMLGVVLHNGLGLLGGYWGGRLLGFDESICRTLAIEVGMQNSGLAATLGKLYFTPLAALPGALFSVWHNLSGSLLAGYWRGRPTGTANDAQAAPTRAAH; from the coding sequence ATGATCGCCCGTGTCACCCGCTTGTTCCCGTTGTGGGCCCTGCTGCTCTCCGTTGCCGCCTACTTCTCGCCGGCCAGTTTCTCCGGCGTCACGCCGCACGTCACCGCACTGCTGACCGTTGTGATGTTCGCGATGGGCGTCACGCTGACGTTCGACGACTTCAAACGTGTCTTTACGCGTCCCGCGCCGATCGTCGCGGGCGTGGTGCTGCATTACCTCGTGATGCCGCTGGCCGCCTGGGTGATCGCACGCGTGCTGCATATGCCGCCCGATCTGACCGCCGGCATGGTGCTCGTGGGCAGTGTGGCGAGCGGTACTGCGTCGAACGTCATGATTTATCTCGCGCGTGGCGACGTGGCCCTGTCAGTCACCATCAGCGCCATGTCCACGCTGGTGGGCGTGTTCGCGACGCCGCTGCTCACGCGTCTGTATGTGGACGCATCGATCTCGGTGGACGTGGAAGGCATGCTGCTCTCGATTCTGCAAATCGTTGCGCTGCCGATTGGCGCGGGGTTGCTCATCAACCGCTTCTTCAACCGTGCCGTGCGTGCGGTCGAAAGCTATCTGCCGCTGGTCTCCATGGTCGCCATCGTGCTGATCATCGGTGCTGTGGTGGGCGCCAATCAGGGCAACATTGCCACGGTGGGTCCGTTGGTGATGCTTGGCGTGGTGCTGCACAACGGTCTGGGGCTGCTCGGCGGCTACTGGGGCGGACGTCTGCTCGGCTTCGACGAATCGATCTGCCGCACGCTCGCCATCGAAGTCGGCATGCAGAATTCGGGGCTCGCGGCCACGCTCGGCAAGCTGTATTTCACGCCACTGGCGGCGCTGCCGGGTGCCCTGTTCTCGGTCTGGCACAACCTGTCCGGATCGCTACTCGCGGGTTACTGGCGTGGTCGCCCGACGGGCACCGCCAACGATGCGCAAGCCGCCCCGACGCGCGCTGCGCACTAA
- a CDS encoding DEAD/DEAH box helicase, giving the protein MSFETLGLSADILRAVSDLGYTQPTPIQQQAIPAVLQGGDLLAGAQTGTGKTAGFTLPILQMLSSRAAPAAANGKRRVRALVLTPTRELAAQVEESVTQYGKYLPLTSMTVFGGVSMVPQVRQLARGVDILVATPGRLLDHMQQKTVDLSAVEILVLDEADRMLDMGFIRDIRRVLAVLPAKRQNLLFSATFSDEIKQLADGLLKSPALIEVARRNTTAETVAQKIHPVDRDRKRELLEHLVRENNWFQVLVFTRTKHGANRLAEQLTKGGVPALAIHGNKSQGARTRALAEFKSGTLQVLVATDIAARGIDIDQLPHVVNFDLPEVAEDYVHRIGRTGRAGAQGEAVSLVCVDEHQLLTAIERLIKRQIDTEVVPGFEPDPTAVAQPIRKNQSGGRGAPGGGGGGGRGRGDGQQARAPREAREPREGGRDGRAPRQGDAGKPRHAADGGGQRNGERNASAPRTSGAATGGRNGGGNGGNGGGFGGNQSQPGKRAGGGGNGGGGGVGGGKRVDGQRAPARATQGGAHQGQGRDGQNASRGQGGGERSDFAPRGPRPARRDGVGAALLMGKPKRD; this is encoded by the coding sequence ATGTCTTTTGAAACGCTCGGCCTATCGGCCGACATCCTGCGTGCAGTCAGCGATCTCGGCTACACACAACCGACCCCGATTCAACAACAAGCGATTCCGGCTGTCCTGCAAGGCGGCGATCTTCTCGCCGGTGCCCAAACCGGTACCGGCAAGACGGCAGGCTTCACGCTGCCGATCCTGCAAATGCTCTCCTCGCGTGCAGCCCCCGCTGCCGCCAACGGCAAACGCCGCGTGCGCGCCCTCGTGCTCACGCCCACGCGTGAGCTGGCCGCGCAAGTCGAAGAGAGCGTCACGCAATACGGCAAGTACCTGCCCCTCACGTCGATGACCGTCTTCGGCGGCGTGTCGATGGTGCCGCAGGTGCGTCAACTGGCGCGCGGTGTCGATATTCTCGTCGCCACGCCGGGCCGTCTGCTCGACCACATGCAGCAGAAGACCGTCGACCTGTCGGCCGTGGAAATCCTCGTGCTCGACGAGGCAGACCGCATGCTGGACATGGGCTTCATTCGCGATATCCGCCGCGTGCTGGCTGTGCTGCCCGCCAAGCGTCAGAATCTGTTGTTCTCGGCCACGTTCTCGGACGAAATCAAGCAACTGGCCGATGGCCTGCTGAAGTCGCCCGCCCTGATCGAAGTGGCTCGCCGCAACACCACGGCCGAGACGGTCGCGCAAAAGATTCACCCGGTCGACCGTGACCGCAAGCGCGAACTGCTCGAACACCTGGTGCGCGAGAACAACTGGTTTCAGGTGCTCGTCTTCACGCGTACCAAGCACGGTGCCAATCGTCTGGCCGAACAGCTGACGAAGGGCGGTGTGCCGGCCCTCGCGATTCACGGCAACAAGAGCCAGGGTGCCCGCACCCGCGCGCTCGCCGAGTTCAAGAGCGGCACGCTGCAAGTGCTGGTGGCGACCGATATCGCCGCACGCGGTATCGATATCGATCAACTGCCGCACGTGGTGAACTTCGATCTGCCGGAAGTGGCGGAAGACTATGTGCACCGTATCGGCCGTACCGGCCGTGCCGGTGCGCAGGGCGAAGCGGTGTCGCTGGTGTGCGTGGACGAGCATCAACTGCTCACCGCCATCGAGCGCCTCATCAAGCGCCAGATCGACACGGAAGTGGTGCCGGGCTTCGAACCGGACCCGACCGCCGTCGCCCAGCCGATTCGCAAGAATCAATCGGGTGGCCGTGGTGCGCCGGGTGGTGGTGGCGGTGGTGGACGCGGCCGCGGCGATGGCCAGCAGGCCCGTGCCCCGCGTGAAGCGCGTGAGCCCCGTGAAGGTGGCCGCGACGGCCGCGCCCCGCGTCAGGGGGATGCCGGCAAGCCGCGTCACGCGGCCGACGGGGGTGGCCAACGCAACGGCGAGCGTAACGCATCGGCACCGCGCACGAGCGGCGCGGCAACCGGTGGCCGCAATGGCGGCGGTAACGGTGGCAATGGTGGCGGCTTCGGCGGCAATCAATCGCAACCCGGCAAACGCGCAGGCGGTGGCGGTAACGGTGGTGGCGGTGGTGTCGGCGGCGGCAAGCGTGTCGATGGGCAACGCGCCCCGGCACGTGCCACGCAAGGCGGCGCCCATCAAGGGCAAGGTCGCGACGGGCAGAATGCGTCGCGCGGGCAGGGCGGTGGTGAGCGCAGCGATTTCGCGCCGCGCGGGCCGCGCCCGGCACGCCGTGATGGTGTCGGTGCTGCCCTGCTGATGGGCAAACCGAAACGCGATTAA
- a CDS encoding LysR substrate-binding domain-containing protein produces the protein MRFDLTDLRLCLLVAEAGSITGGAERAHLTLASASARIRGLEETLGVALFMRHRQGVIPTPAGRALLAHARRVLAQIEQMRGELGEYAAGLKGNVRIASNTVAMSEFLPDLLGAFLAEHPNVEIALREQTSPAVVQAVLEGAADIGVVSDWIELTGLETVPFRQDRLVVVTPPGHALTQRDAVALIDILDAEFIGLPEHSALAEHLDGHAKRAGRPLRYRLRLRDFDSLCRAVAAGAALGIVPLSAARRSAATLGIGMVPLSDAWALRTLVLCVRERDALPVYALQLLDRLQGPAIHSADTTVGTNKNGTT, from the coding sequence GTGCGATTCGATCTGACCGACCTGCGCCTGTGCCTGCTCGTGGCCGAGGCCGGCAGCATTACCGGAGGGGCCGAACGTGCCCATCTGACCCTTGCCTCCGCCAGTGCCCGCATTCGCGGGCTGGAAGAGACGCTGGGGGTCGCCCTGTTCATGCGCCACCGTCAGGGCGTCATCCCGACACCGGCCGGGCGCGCCCTGCTCGCCCACGCCCGCCGGGTGCTCGCCCAGATCGAGCAGATGCGCGGCGAACTCGGCGAGTACGCGGCGGGCCTCAAGGGCAACGTGCGCATTGCGTCGAACACGGTCGCCATGTCCGAATTCCTGCCCGATCTGCTGGGCGCGTTCCTCGCGGAGCATCCGAATGTGGAAATTGCTCTGCGCGAACAGACCAGCCCCGCTGTCGTGCAGGCCGTGCTCGAAGGCGCGGCGGATATCGGCGTCGTCTCCGACTGGATCGAGCTGACCGGGCTTGAAACCGTGCCGTTCCGGCAAGACCGGCTGGTGGTCGTCACGCCACCGGGTCATGCGCTGACACAACGCGACGCGGTCGCCCTCATCGACATTCTCGACGCCGAATTCATCGGTCTGCCCGAGCACAGCGCCTTGGCCGAGCATCTCGACGGCCACGCGAAGCGTGCCGGGCGGCCGCTGCGCTACCGGCTGCGGCTGCGCGACTTCGACAGCTTGTGCCGGGCCGTCGCAGCAGGTGCCGCGCTCGGTATCGTGCCGCTCAGCGCCGCCCGGCGCTCGGCGGCAACGCTGGGCATCGGCATGGTGCCGCTCTCAGATGCCTGGGCGCTGCGCACGCTGGTGCTGTGTGTGCGCGAGCGCGACGCCCTGCCCGTCTACGCCCTCCAGTTGCTCGACCGGCTGCAAGGGCCTGCCATCCATTCGGCAGACACGACCGTCGGCACAAACAAAAACGGCACGACGTAA
- a CDS encoding solute carrier family 23 protein: MAEGYFPKWQQRDTASGRVIAPDERLPWPQTIAMGVQHVVAMFGSTVLAPLLMGFDPNLAIFMSGIGTLLFFVLVGGRVPSYLGSSFAFIGLVISVTGYAGSGPNLNIPVALGGIIACGVLYAIIGLIVMVVGTRWIEALMPPVVTGAVVAVIGLNLAPVAVKGVSATSFDTWMALATVLSVGLVAVFARGMVQRLLILVGLLLAYVLYAVLTNGMGLGKPIDFSIVANAAWFGLPHFAAPVFKPEAMVLLAPIAIILVAENLGHIKAVSAMTGQNLDRYMGRAFLGDGLATIVSGSVGGTGVTTYAENIGVMAVTKIYSTVVFAVAAVIALVLGFSPKFGAVIQTIPGPVLGGVSIVVFGLITVAGARIWVQNKVDFSDNRNLIVAAVTLVLGAGDFTLKFGNFSLGGIGCATFGAIILYALLRGRGVSTPAAM; encoded by the coding sequence ATGGCAGAGGGTTATTTCCCCAAATGGCAGCAACGGGACACGGCGTCCGGACGCGTCATCGCGCCCGACGAACGCCTGCCGTGGCCGCAGACCATCGCCATGGGCGTCCAGCACGTGGTCGCCATGTTCGGCTCGACCGTGCTGGCCCCGTTGCTCATGGGTTTCGATCCGAACCTCGCCATCTTCATGTCGGGCATCGGCACGTTGCTGTTCTTCGTGCTCGTCGGCGGGCGCGTGCCCAGCTACCTCGGGTCGAGCTTCGCCTTCATCGGCCTCGTCATCTCAGTGACGGGTTACGCCGGTAGCGGACCGAACCTGAATATTCCCGTCGCGCTCGGCGGCATCATCGCGTGCGGTGTGCTGTACGCCATCATCGGCCTGATCGTCATGGTGGTCGGCACCCGCTGGATCGAGGCGCTCATGCCCCCGGTGGTCACCGGTGCGGTCGTTGCCGTGATCGGCCTGAACCTCGCGCCGGTGGCGGTGAAGGGTGTCTCGGCCACCAGCTTCGACACATGGATGGCGCTCGCGACGGTGCTGAGCGTTGGCCTCGTGGCCGTGTTTGCGCGCGGCATGGTGCAGCGTCTGCTGATTCTCGTCGGCCTGCTGCTCGCCTATGTGCTGTACGCGGTGCTCACCAACGGCATGGGTCTTGGCAAGCCGATCGACTTCTCGATCGTCGCCAATGCGGCCTGGTTCGGCCTGCCGCACTTTGCTGCGCCGGTGTTCAAGCCGGAAGCCATGGTGCTGCTGGCGCCGATCGCCATCATTCTGGTCGCGGAAAATCTGGGCCACATCAAGGCCGTGAGCGCCATGACCGGTCAGAATCTGGACCGCTACATGGGCCGCGCCTTCCTCGGCGACGGTCTGGCGACGATCGTGTCGGGCAGCGTAGGCGGTACCGGTGTGACGACTTACGCCGAGAACATCGGCGTGATGGCGGTCACGAAGATCTATTCGACGGTGGTGTTTGCCGTGGCGGCGGTGATTGCGCTGGTGCTGGGCTTCTCGCCGAAGTTCGGCGCGGTGATCCAGACGATTCCGGGCCCGGTGCTCGGTGGCGTGTCGATCGTGGTGTTCGGCCTGATTACGGTGGCCGGCGCGCGCATCTGGGTGCAGAACAAGGTGGATTTCTCGGATAACCGCAACCTGATCGTGGCGGCAGTCACGCTGGTGCTCGGTGCCGGTGACTTCACGCTGAAGTTCGGCAACTTCTCGTTGGGCGGCATCGGCTGCGCGACGTTCGGCGCCATCATCCTGTACGCTCTACTGCGCGGACGCGGTGTTTCGACGCCGGCGGCGATGTAA